The sequence below is a genomic window from Sphingomonas crusticola.
GCTTCCGGATCGCGGCTCCAGAGCGAATATTCGGTCTGGAGCGCGCTGATCGGATGCGTTGCATGGGCGCGCCGGATCGTGGCGGGTGCCGCCTCCGACAGTCCGAGATATTTCACTTTGCCCGCGGTCACGAGCTCGGCCATCGCGCCGACCGTCTCCTCGATCGGCACGTTCGGATCGACGCGGTGCTGATAATAGAGGTCGATCACGTCGATCCCGAGCCGCTTCAAGCTGGCGTCGCATGCCTGGCGGACATAATCGGGCCGGCCGCTGACACCCTGGAAGCTGCCGTCCGCGCCGCGGACGTTCCCAAACTTGGTGGCGACCACCACCCATTCACGCCGCTCGCGCACGACGCGACCGACCAGCTCCTCATTGGCGCCGACGCCATACATGTCGGCCGTGTCGAGGAAGGTGACGCCGAGATCGAGCGCGCGGTTGATCGTGGCGACCGACTCCGCGTCGTCACGGCCCGCATAGAATTCGGACATACCCATGCAGCCGAGGCCGAGGGCGGAGACTTCGAGGCCTTGCGAGCCGAGCTTGCGCATTTCCATTTTTCGGTTCCGTTGATGCCGCCTGGCTGAGAAGCCGAGCGCGGGTGATTGTCGATCGACGTTCCGCCCTCCAATGCCCGTGCGCGATCAAGGTTGCAGGTCCATCGACCAGCCGGGGGTGTCGCGCGTCATGTCGCAGCTGTCCCGAAATCGATCGTGATGTGGGACGATGCGGCGAGGCGGAGTTCCTCCGGTGGCTAAACCTCCTCCTCCTACTCTTCGTTTCTTCTCGACGTGTCATAGGCACGCTGTGCTGTTTCCATCGCGGGGCCGTTGGCGAGCGACCAGCTATACAGGGCAGCGAAGGGTTCGCGGAGCGAGCAGCCAAGGTCGGTAATTGTATATTCGACCCCGATCGGCTGCGTCGGCAGCACCTTGCGACTGACAAGGCCGTTGCGTTCGAGACGCTTCAACGCTTCGGACAAAGCCTTGTGCGTGATACCGTCGAGGCGGCGCTTGAGGTCGTTGAACCGCGCCGGCTGCGTGCAGAGGACGCTCAGGATCAGCACGGTCCACTTGTTGGCGATATGTTCGAGGATGGGCCGCGCCGCGGTGACATCGAGCGGTAGATCGAGCACGTCCTTGGTCATGGATATACGCCTCGATATCTAGGCACCACTGGGTGCGTTCTTGTGATTAGATATAGGAACTATACCTAGTCGTCATCACCAGCGATGTGAGGACGTATGAGCAGGCTTTCAGGAAAAATCGCGGTCGTGATCGGTGGCCATGGCGGCATCGGTGGCGCGATCGCAGAGCGGTTCGCCGCGGAAGGCGCCACGGTTTACGCAACCAGCCGTGGCGCCGAAGAGGGTGAGGTCGAGCGGGGCGCCGGCCGGCTGCGCGCGCGCCGCGTCGATGCTTCCGATCTGGCGGCGCTCGCCGCCTTCTTCGCGGCGGTGCACAGCGAGGCCGGACGGGTGGACGTGCTCGCCGTCAATGCCGGCATCTCCCAATTCGCGACGCTCGACGCCATCAGCGAGGATCATTTCGACCGGACGTTCGACCTCAACGTGCGCGCGCTGCTGTTCGCCGCCAAGGCTGCGACGGCGATCATGCCGGATGGCGGCTCGGTCGTGCTGGTGGGCTCGATCGCCGACGCCATCGGAACCAAGGGCTATGGCGTCTATGGGGCCACCAAGGCCGCGGTGCGCTCGTTCGCGCGGACCTGGGCCAACGAGCTGGCGCCCCGCAACATCCGCGTCAACGTCGTGGCACCGGGACCGACCGACACCGCCATGATGGCGGCAGCGTCCGACGAGGTGCGCGAGACGCTGACGAAGCTGATCCCGCTCGGCCGGATGGCGCGTGGCGACGAAGTAGCCTCGGCCGCTTTGTTCCTCGCCAGCGATGAAAGCAGCTTCATCACGGGCGCCGAACTGCCGGTGGACGGCGGCATGGCGCAGGTCTGACCTGGCCTTCCGCCAAGGCGACTGCGCGACCCTTGCGAGGCTCGGCGGCGTTTGTTTTTGGGAAGGCAGGCCTGGAAGCGTGTGGCTTAATGCCCGGCCCTGGGGCGGGGGATCGCGTTGTCCAGCGGATCGGCTTCCCGGCGTGGATCAGTCATAAACTATCTTCCCAATACCATCGCCACGGATCGCGGCCTATTCGTTGAGGCTGCTCCGCAGCTTGTGCGGCAGATCGGGATTGAGCATTTCCCAGCCGATCCTTTCTCCGGTCCAAATCTCCACCGTCGGCGGGAAGGCTTCTGGGTCATCCAGCGTCGCGGTGGTGACGTCGCGATGGCCGGGGCGGGAATCACGGCGGTAGGTGACGAGGCTGCCACAAGTCGCGCATGAACCCCAGAAGATGCCGGGCGAGGAGGAATATTCGCGCACCTCGCCTTGCAGCAGCGCGAAATCCTCCTCCGCGAACACCGCCCACGCGACGCTGACGCCGCCGGTGGCGCGGCGGCAGGATATGCAGTGGCACAGGGTCTGCGCCACTGCCTTGTCCGCGACGCGATAGCGGACCTGGCCGCACAGGCAGCCGCCTTCGATCATGGCAGCCTCGGCAGATCGGGCGGCGCGATCCGCTGGCGCGCGGCGCGGACTATGGCAGCGCTCGAAAGCAGGATCGCGGCCATCAGCCCGCCGACGGCGAGCAGACCAACCGGCGTCACCGTCAGGCTTGCCTCGCTTTCGAAGCTGCCGATGCGCATGCTGGCGCGGGCGGTTTGACGTTCGGTCAGGCTTTCGACGATGCGGGAGATGGCTGGTTACTCCGCTGCCGGCGGGCGATGTCCGCTGGCGGCCGTGAGCTTAAGCAAGCTGGACCCCGGATCAAGTCCGGGGTGACGATAGAGATGTCGGCACGTCACCCACCAAGTCCGGGCAACGCGCCGGCGATGGCTCAATCGTGCTCGCGGTCGCCCGCGCCCATGTAGAGCTCGCGGCCGGTCTCGTTGTAGAGCTGGCTCATCTTCTGCATGCCCGCCTCCGCCTCCTCGGCATTGGCGGCGATGAAGGTGTCGGCCGGGGCATTCTGCTTGGCGGCGAAATCCCTTGCGGCATCTTGCCCCTCGGCAAGCTGCCGAGGTTCGGGATCGCGATCTGCTCCCAGCAGATCGCTGTTAGCCGCCCTGCCGGCGGCGAAGTCACGCACTTCCTGCGTGATCTTCATCGAGCAGAATTTGGGGCCGCACATCGAGCAGAAATGCGCGGTCTTGGCACCTTCGGCCGGGAGCGTCTGGTCGTGATATTTCTCGGCCGTGTCCGGATCCAGCGACAGATGGAACTGATCGCGCCAGCGGAATTCGAAGCGGGCGCGCGACAGGGCGTCGTCGCGCAGCTTGGCGGCGGGGTGGCCCTTGGCGAGATCGGCGGCGTGGGCGGCCAGCTTGTAGGTGACGACGCCGACCTTGACGTCGTCTCGGTCGGGCAGGCCGAGATGCTCCTTGGGCGTGACGTAGCAGAGCATCGCCGTGCCGTACCAACCGATCATCGCCGCGCCGATGCCGCTGGTGATATGATCATAGCCCGGCGCGATATCGGTGGTAAGCGGCCCCAATGTGTAGAAGGGCGCCTCGCCGCAGGCCTCGAGCTGCTTTTCCATATTCTGCTTAATCTTGTGCATCGGCACGTGGCCGGGGCCCTCGATCATCACCTGCACGTCCTGTTCCCAGGCGCGCTTGGTGAGCTCGCCCAGCGTATAGAGCTCGGCGAACTGGGCCTCGTCATTGGCGTCCGCGATCGAGCCCGGGCGCAGGCCGTCGCCCAACGAATAGGCGATGTCATAGGCCTTCATGATCTCGGTGATCTCGTCGAACCGCTCGTAGAGGAAGCTCTCGCGGTGATGCGACAGGCACCATTTGGCCATGATCGATCCGCCGCGGCTGACGATGCCGGTGACGCGCTTGGCGGTCATGGGGATATAGGGCAGGCGCACGCCGGCGTGGATCGTGAAATAATCGACGCCCTGCTCGGCCTGCTCGATCAAAGTGTCGCGGAAAATCTCCCAGGTCAGCTCCTCGGCGATGCCGCCGACCTTTTCCAGCGC
It includes:
- a CDS encoding SDR family NAD(P)-dependent oxidoreductase; amino-acid sequence: MSRLSGKIAVVIGGHGGIGGAIAERFAAEGATVYATSRGAEEGEVERGAGRLRARRVDASDLAALAAFFAAVHSEAGRVDVLAVNAGISQFATLDAISEDHFDRTFDLNVRALLFAAKAATAIMPDGGSVVLVGSIADAIGTKGYGVYGATKAAVRSFARTWANELAPRNIRVNVVAPGPTDTAMMAAASDEVRETLTKLIPLGRMARGDEVASAALFLASDESSFITGAELPVDGGMAQV
- the thiC gene encoding phosphomethylpyrimidine synthase ThiC, with the protein product MADIPARTELAVTTGPIRGSRKIHVGPLGVKMREIVLEPSANESPLRVYDTSGPYTDPNARIDIMAGLTELRRDWIRGRGDVEEVDQRELKPEDNGQLGPDRSGGVQPFPNVRRRVLRAKPGMNVSQMHYARKGIITPEMEYVAERENLGRERMISLNRDGEDWGASIPDFVTPEFVRDEVARGRAIIPSNINHPESEPMAIGRNFLVKINANIGNSAVASDVAAEVDKMVWSIRWGADTVMDLSTGRNIHDTREWIVRNSPVPIGTVPIYQALEKVGGIAEELTWEIFRDTLIEQAEQGVDYFTIHAGVRLPYIPMTAKRVTGIVSRGGSIMAKWCLSHHRESFLYERFDEITEIMKAYDIAYSLGDGLRPGSIADANDEAQFAELYTLGELTKRAWEQDVQVMIEGPGHVPMHKIKQNMEKQLEACGEAPFYTLGPLTTDIAPGYDHITSGIGAAMIGWYGTAMLCYVTPKEHLGLPDRDDVKVGVVTYKLAAHAADLAKGHPAAKLRDDALSRARFEFRWRDQFHLSLDPDTAEKYHDQTLPAEGAKTAHFCSMCGPKFCSMKITQEVRDFAAGRAANSDLLGADRDPEPRQLAEGQDAARDFAAKQNAPADTFIAANAEEAEAGMQKMSQLYNETGRELYMGAGDREHD
- a CDS encoding GFA family protein, which encodes MIEGGCLCGQVRYRVADKAVAQTLCHCISCRRATGGVSVAWAVFAEEDFALLQGEVREYSSSPGIFWGSCATCGSLVTYRRDSRPGHRDVTTATLDDPEAFPPTVEIWTGERIGWEMLNPDLPHKLRSSLNE
- a CDS encoding winged helix-turn-helix transcriptional regulator, which gives rise to MTKDVLDLPLDVTAARPILEHIANKWTVLILSVLCTQPARFNDLKRRLDGITHKALSEALKRLERNGLVSRKVLPTQPIGVEYTITDLGCSLREPFAALYSWSLANGPAMETAQRAYDTSRRNEE
- a CDS encoding aldo/keto reductase: MEMRKLGSQGLEVSALGLGCMGMSEFYAGRDDAESVATINRALDLGVTFLDTADMYGVGANEELVGRVVRERREWVVVATKFGNVRGADGSFQGVSGRPDYVRQACDASLKRLGIDVIDLYYQHRVDPNVPIEETVGAMAELVTAGKVKYLGLSEAAPATIRRAHATHPISALQTEYSLWSRDPEAEILPTIRELGIGFVPYSPLGRGFLTGQFKSPDDLPADDYRRNAPRFQGEAFQKNLDLVSEIERLAAEKGCTPAQLALAWVLAQGEDVVPIPGTKRRKYLEDNLGALDVTLSAADLARIDEVLPPGAAEGTRYAAPQMAALNL